A single Deltaproteobacteria bacterium DNA region contains:
- a CDS encoding AAA family ATPase — protein MKKIEVDASTDIAHVEIDSLRIRLARPLELDFNWVGNSGVLDQLLASWHCSGGDSTPMNPRLIGKPGVGKTALAYSVGKMLNQPVFFFQATSDTQPNDVLISTVIVETGKETSTVHYIASSLVTAMIVGGVIVFDEGNRMQEKAWAALAPLLDSRRYIESVTAGVVIRAHPKFRFVSTMNDDASCFDLPEYIKSRLQPQILLDFPDRSEERKILEQNLPHANPVVLDYVADFLELAHKESDRFTVREGIHIANYASKMIDYHSQNGKKIDPGKAVVLAVEQVLGVRQTRYIKRVLWGEQEAA, from the coding sequence ATGAAGAAGATCGAGGTAGATGCTTCTACTGACATTGCCCATGTCGAAATCGACAGTTTGCGCATTCGCCTTGCTCGCCCATTAGAACTCGATTTTAACTGGGTCGGCAATAGTGGCGTCCTAGATCAACTGCTAGCCTCTTGGCATTGCTCTGGAGGCGACTCGACTCCAATGAATCCACGCCTAATCGGTAAACCTGGGGTTGGTAAAACTGCCTTGGCTTACAGCGTAGGAAAGATGCTAAATCAGCCGGTCTTTTTCTTCCAGGCTACATCGGACACACAACCAAATGACGTGCTCATTAGCACTGTAATAGTTGAGACGGGAAAAGAAACTTCGACAGTTCACTACATAGCGAGCTCCTTGGTAACCGCTATGATCGTAGGCGGTGTAATCGTATTTGACGAAGGTAACCGCATGCAGGAAAAGGCCTGGGCGGCTCTTGCGCCCCTTTTAGATTCTCGGCGCTACATAGAATCTGTTACAGCCGGAGTAGTTATACGAGCTCATCCCAAATTCCGCTTTGTCTCCACCATGAACGACGATGCGAGCTGTTTTGATTTGCCGGAATACATAAAATCGCGCCTTCAGCCCCAAATCCTCCTAGATTTTCCTGACAGAAGTGAAGAGCGAAAAATTCTGGAGCAAAACTTACCACATGCTAACCCCGTAGTGCTCGACTACGTAGCTGACTTTCTCGAATTGGCCCACAAGGAAAGCGATAGGTTTACAGTTCGCGAAGGCATTCATATTGCAAATTATGCTAGTAAAATGATCGATTACCATAGCCAAAACGGCAAAAAAATAGACCCTGGCAAAGCCGTGGTCCTTGCCGTCGAACAAGTATTGGGAGTGCGTCAGACCCGCTATATCAAGCGCGTCCTTTGGGGCGAACAAGAAGCCGCCTAA